A genomic region of Mitsuaria sp. 7 contains the following coding sequences:
- a CDS encoding peroxiredoxin, producing MLKVGDQLPAGNLQEFIEVEGEGCSLGPNSFDIEKLTAGKTVAIFALPGAFTPTCSAQHVPGYVAEADALKAAGVDEIWCVSVNDAFVMGAWGREQKTAGKVRMMADGSATFTQATGLTLDLVARGMGLRSQRYSMLVKDGVVKSLNIEAPGKFEVSDAGTLLKQAQSL from the coding sequence ATGCTGAAAGTGGGCGATCAACTGCCGGCCGGTAATTTGCAGGAATTCATCGAGGTCGAGGGCGAGGGTTGCTCGCTCGGCCCGAACAGTTTCGACATTGAGAAGCTGACTGCGGGAAAGACGGTGGCGATTTTCGCGCTGCCTGGCGCGTTCACGCCGACCTGCTCCGCGCAGCATGTCCCCGGCTATGTCGCGGAGGCTGATGCGCTCAAGGCTGCGGGTGTGGATGAAATCTGGTGTGTGTCCGTCAACGATGCGTTCGTGATGGGGGCCTGGGGTCGTGAACAGAAGACCGCCGGCAAGGTCCGCATGATGGCTGATGGCAGCGCCACGTTCACCCAAGCCACTGGTTTGACGCTCGACCTTGTCGCGCGCGGCATGGGCCTGCGCTCGCAGCGCTACTCGATGCTGGTCAAGGACGGCGTGGTCAAGAGTCTCAACATTGAGGCGCCGGGCAAATTCGAGGTCAGCGATGCGGGAACGCTGCTCAAGCAGGCGCAATCGCTCTGA
- the rpsH gene encoding 30S ribosomal protein S8: MSMSDPIADMLTRIRNAQSVEKASVVMPSSKLKVAIAKVLKDEGYIDDFAVRGDAARPELEIALKYYAGRPVIERIERVSRPGLRIYKGRHDIPQVMNGLGVAIVTTPKGVMTDRKARQAGVGGEVLCYVA, translated from the coding sequence ATGAGCATGAGTGATCCTATCGCCGATATGCTGACCCGCATTCGCAACGCCCAGAGCGTTGAGAAGGCCAGCGTCGTGATGCCTTCGTCGAAGCTGAAGGTCGCGATCGCCAAGGTCCTGAAGGATGAAGGCTATATCGATGATTTCGCGGTGCGTGGCGATGCAGCCCGCCCGGAGCTCGAGATCGCGCTGAAGTATTACGCCGGCCGTCCGGTGATCGAGCGCATCGAGCGCGTGAGCCGTCCCGGCCTGCGCATCTACAAGGGCCGCCACGATATTCCCCAGGTCATGAATGGCCTGGGTGTGGCGATCGTCACCACCCCGAAGGGCGTGATGACCGACCGCAAAGCACGTCAAGCCGGTGTCGGCGGCGAAGTGCTCTGCTACGTCGCATAA
- the rplE gene encoding 50S ribosomal protein L5 produces the protein MARLQEFYREKVVPGLTEKFGYKSVMEVPRITKITLNMGVSEAVADKKVMDHAVGDLTKIAGQKPVVTKSKKAIAGFKIRDGVPIGCMVTLRGATMYEFLDRFVTVALPRVRDFRGISGRSFDGRGNYNIGVKEQIIFPEIEYDKVDALRGLNISITTTAKTDDEAKALLAAFKFPFKN, from the coding sequence ATGGCTCGTTTGCAAGAGTTCTATCGCGAGAAAGTCGTCCCCGGTCTGACCGAGAAGTTCGGCTACAAGTCCGTGATGGAAGTGCCGCGCATCACCAAGATCACGCTGAACATGGGCGTGAGCGAGGCGGTCGCCGACAAGAAGGTCATGGACCACGCCGTGGGCGACCTGACCAAGATCGCTGGCCAGAAGCCGGTCGTTACGAAGTCGAAGAAGGCGATCGCCGGCTTCAAGATTCGTGACGGCGTGCCTATCGGCTGCATGGTGACCCTGCGTGGCGCCACGATGTACGAATTCCTGGACCGTTTCGTGACCGTGGCCCTGCCGCGCGTGCGTGACTTCCGTGGTATCTCGGGTCGTTCGTTCGACGGTCGCGGTAACTACAACATCGGCGTCAAGGAACAGATCATCTTCCCCGAAATCGAATACGACAAGGTGGATGCTCTGCGTGGTCTGAACATCAGCATCACGACGACTGCCAAGACGGACGACGAAGCCAAGGCACTGCTGGCTGCGTTCAAGTTCCCGTTCAAGAACTGA
- the rplN gene encoding 50S ribosomal protein L14 produces the protein MIQMQSRLDVADNTGAKSVMCIKVLGGSKRRYAHIGDIIKVSIKEAAPRGRVKKGEVYNAVVVRTAKGVRRQDGSLVKFDGNAAVLLNAKLEPIGTRIFGPVTRELRTERFMKIVSLAPEVL, from the coding sequence ATGATCCAAATGCAATCGCGACTCGACGTCGCGGACAACACTGGCGCCAAGTCCGTCATGTGCATCAAGGTGCTTGGTGGTTCCAAGCGTCGTTATGCACATATTGGCGACATCATCAAGGTCAGCATCAAGGAAGCTGCGCCGCGAGGCCGCGTCAAAAAAGGCGAGGTCTATAACGCGGTGGTCGTGCGCACTGCCAAGGGTGTGCGCCGCCAAGACGGCTCCCTGGTCAAGTTCGACGGCAATGCCGCCGTGCTGCTGAACGCCAAGCTGGAGCCCATCGGCACCCGCATCTTCGGCCCGGTCACGCGTGAACTGCGTACCGAGCGCTTCATGAAGATCGTGTCGCTGGCGCCTGAGGTGCTCTAA
- the rplF gene encoding 50S ribosomal protein L6, with translation MSRVGKMPVVLPQGVEVTITAEKISVKGAQGTLFVAVNPLVTVKLEGGKLTFVPVNESAEADAMSGTMRALLANMANGVSKGFEKKLNLVGVGFRAQAQGQKLNLQIGFSHPVVKDMPAGIKVECPTQTEILIKGADRQVVGQIAAEVRAIRPPEPYKGKGIRYADEKVSLKETKKK, from the coding sequence ATGTCCCGCGTTGGAAAAATGCCGGTCGTCCTCCCGCAAGGCGTGGAAGTGACGATCACTGCTGAGAAGATCAGCGTCAAGGGTGCCCAGGGCACTCTGTTCGTGGCGGTGAACCCTCTGGTCACGGTCAAGCTCGAAGGCGGCAAGCTGACGTTCGTTCCGGTCAACGAATCGGCGGAAGCTGATGCGATGAGCGGCACGATGCGTGCCTTGCTGGCCAACATGGCCAACGGCGTCAGCAAGGGCTTCGAAAAGAAGCTGAACTTGGTCGGCGTGGGTTTCCGCGCCCAGGCTCAAGGTCAGAAGCTGAATCTGCAGATCGGGTTCTCGCACCCGGTCGTCAAGGACATGCCGGCTGGTATCAAGGTCGAATGCCCGACGCAGACGGAAATCCTGATCAAGGGTGCCGATCGCCAAGTCGTCGGTCAGATTGCCGCTGAAGTGCGTGCGATCCGTCCGCCGGAGCCCTACAAGGGCAAGGGCATCCGCTACGCCGACGAAAAGGTCTCCCTCAAAGAGACCAAGAAGAAGTAA
- the rplR gene encoding 50S ribosomal protein L18, translating into MLNKKEQRLRRSRQTRARIALQRVARLTVFRSNLHIYASVISEDGQRVLASASTAEKEVRTQLSGKGGNVAAASLIGKRIAEKAKAAGVEKVAFDRSGFAYHGRVKALAEAAREAGLQF; encoded by the coding sequence ATGCTGAACAAGAAGGAACAACGCCTGCGTCGTTCGCGTCAAACGCGTGCTCGCATCGCCCTGCAGCGCGTGGCCCGTCTGACGGTCTTCCGCTCGAACCTGCACATCTACGCTTCGGTCATCTCCGAAGACGGTCAGCGCGTGCTGGCTTCCGCCTCGACTGCCGAGAAGGAAGTGCGTACGCAGCTGTCCGGCAAGGGTGGCAACGTCGCCGCCGCGAGCCTGATCGGCAAGCGCATCGCCGAAAAGGCGAAGGCTGCTGGCGTCGAGAAGGTGGCTTTCGATCGCTCGGGCTTCGCCTACCACGGTCGTGTCAAGGCCTTGGCTGAAGCCGCTCGCGAAGCCGGCCTGCAGTTCTGA
- the rpsN gene encoding 30S ribosomal protein S14 encodes MAKLSIKQRELKRAQLVAKYAKKYAELKAIIDDSKKSDEERYLARLELQKLPRNANPTRQRNRCELTGRPRGTFRKFGLARNKIRELAFKGDIPGVVKASW; translated from the coding sequence GTGGCAAAACTCTCGATCAAGCAACGTGAGCTGAAGCGCGCCCAACTGGTCGCCAAGTACGCGAAGAAGTACGCGGAACTGAAGGCCATCATCGACGACAGCAAGAAGTCGGACGAAGAGCGCTATCTGGCCCGCCTGGAGCTGCAGAAGCTGCCCCGCAACGCCAACCCGACCCGCCAGCGCAACCGCTGCGAGCTGACCGGCCGCCCCCGCGGTACGTTCCGCAAGTTCGGCCTGGCACGTAACAAGATTCGTGAGCTGGCCTTCAAGGGCGACATCCCCGGTGTCGTCAAGGCCAGCTGGTAA
- the rplX gene encoding 50S ribosomal protein L24: MNKIRTGDEIIVLTGRDKGKRGTVTLRVDADHVVIDGINVVKKHVKPNPLKGTTGGIVDKSMPIHQSNVAIFNAASGKADRVGIKLGADGKRVRVFKSTGEEIKA; this comes from the coding sequence ATGAACAAGATTCGCACAGGCGACGAGATCATCGTCCTGACCGGCCGCGACAAGGGTAAGCGCGGCACCGTTACGCTGCGTGTGGACGCTGACCATGTCGTCATCGACGGCATCAACGTCGTCAAGAAGCACGTCAAGCCGAATCCGCTGAAGGGTACGACTGGCGGCATCGTTGACAAGTCCATGCCCATCCATCAATCCAACGTGGCGATCTTCAACGCCGCTTCCGGCAAGGCCGATCGCGTGGGCATCAAGCTCGGCGCCGATGGCAAGCGGGTGCGCGTGTTCAAGTCGACCGGCGAAGAGATCAAGGCCTAA
- the rpsE gene encoding 30S ribosomal protein S5, with product MAKFQPRAQTEGNDDGLKEKMIAVNRVTKVVKGGRTLSFAALTVVGDGDGRIGMGKGKAKEVPVAVQKAMESARRNMVKVQLRNGTIQHNVVGEHGAAHVIMAPAPAGTGVIAGGPMRAVFEVMGVTDIVTKSHGSTNPYNMVRATLDALKRCSTPAQVAAKRGKTVEEIFN from the coding sequence ATGGCAAAGTTTCAACCCCGCGCTCAGACCGAAGGCAACGACGACGGCCTGAAGGAAAAGATGATCGCGGTCAACCGCGTCACGAAGGTTGTGAAGGGCGGCCGCACGCTGTCCTTCGCTGCGCTGACCGTGGTCGGTGACGGCGATGGCCGCATCGGCATGGGCAAGGGCAAGGCCAAGGAAGTTCCGGTTGCCGTGCAAAAGGCAATGGAATCGGCCCGCCGCAACATGGTCAAGGTTCAGCTGCGTAACGGCACCATCCAGCACAACGTGGTGGGTGAGCACGGTGCGGCGCACGTGATCATGGCTCCGGCTCCGGCCGGTACCGGTGTGATCGCAGGCGGTCCCATGCGCGCCGTCTTCGAAGTGATGGGTGTGACCGACATCGTGACCAAGAGCCACGGTTCGACCAACCCTTACAACATGGTCCGTGCCACGCTGGACGCGCTCAAGCGCTGCTCCACGCCTGCCCAAGTGGCAGCGAAGCGCGGCAAGACGGTTGAAGAAATCTTCAACTGA
- the rplO gene encoding 50S ribosomal protein L15, translating to MQLNTIKPATGSKHAKRRVGRGIGSGLGKTAGRGHKGQKSRAGGFHKVGFEGGQMPLQRRLPKRGFKSLARPFNAEVTLSELNQLTGEEIDLLTLKAVGLVSELAKAVKVIKSGEITRKVSIKGLGVTAGAKAAIEAAGGSVA from the coding sequence ATGCAACTCAATACCATCAAGCCAGCCACCGGTTCCAAGCACGCCAAGCGTCGCGTGGGCCGTGGCATTGGCTCCGGTCTGGGTAAGACCGCAGGCCGTGGGCACAAGGGTCAGAAGTCGCGCGCCGGTGGCTTCCACAAGGTGGGCTTCGAAGGCGGCCAGATGCCGCTGCAACGTCGCTTGCCCAAGCGTGGTTTCAAGTCGCTGGCTCGTCCGTTCAATGCGGAAGTGACGCTGTCGGAACTGAACCAGCTGACCGGCGAAGAGATTGACCTGCTGACGCTCAAGGCCGTTGGCCTGGTGTCCGAGCTGGCGAAGGCTGTCAAGGTCATCAAGTCCGGTGAGATCACTCGCAAGGTGAGCATCAAAGGCTTGGGCGTGACGGCTGGCGCGAAGGCGGCGATCGAAGCCGCCGGCGGCTCCGTCGCTTGA
- the rpmD gene encoding 50S ribosomal protein L30, with protein sequence MSEKKTLTVKLVRSPIGCREDHRATVVGLGLRKLNSTKTLEDTPAVRGMINKIAYLVQVL encoded by the coding sequence ATGTCTGAAAAGAAAACGCTCACGGTCAAGCTGGTCCGTAGCCCGATCGGCTGCCGCGAGGATCATCGCGCGACGGTGGTTGGCCTGGGTCTTCGCAAGCTGAACAGCACGAAGACGCTGGAGGACACCCCGGCGGTCCGCGGCATGATCAACAAGATTGCCTACCTGGTGCAGGTGCTGTAA